A genomic stretch from Desulfolutivibrio sulfodismutans DSM 3696 includes:
- a CDS encoding protein-glutamate methylesterase/protein-glutamine glutaminase, translated as MEKIRVLIVDDSALVRQTLSDILSSDPEIEVMGTAADPFAAAKKMEEEAPDVITLDIEMPRMDGLTFLRKIMSQHPMPVVICSTLTESGSETTLRAMEYGAMDIILKPKLGTRQFLEESRIRICDSVKAAGRAKMKRLVPTPPMKVEPKLGADAMLPGPTGKAMFGTTEKVVAVGASTGGTEALRVFLEAMPQDCPGIAIVQHMPEQFTAAFAKRLNGLCRITVKEAEDNDTILRGQALIAPGNKHMLLKRSGARYHVEVKDGPLVKRHRPSVDVLFRSAARYAGKNAVGVIMTGMGDDGAEGLKEMKDAGAYTIAQDEASCVVFGMPQEAIKRGGADKIMSLSIIAPEVVRFCAT; from the coding sequence GTGGAGAAGATCAGGGTTTTGATTGTCGACGATTCGGCTCTAGTACGCCAGACGTTGTCGGACATCCTGTCGTCGGATCCGGAGATCGAGGTCATGGGCACGGCCGCCGATCCCTTCGCCGCCGCCAAGAAGATGGAGGAGGAGGCCCCGGACGTCATCACCCTGGACATCGAGATGCCGCGCATGGACGGCCTGACGTTTTTGCGCAAGATCATGTCCCAGCATCCCATGCCCGTGGTCATCTGCTCCACCCTGACCGAGTCCGGGTCGGAGACCACGCTGCGGGCCATGGAATACGGGGCCATGGACATCATCCTCAAGCCCAAGCTCGGAACGCGGCAGTTTTTGGAGGAATCGCGCATCCGCATCTGTGATTCGGTCAAGGCGGCGGGCCGGGCCAAGATGAAGCGGCTGGTCCCCACCCCCCCCATGAAGGTGGAGCCCAAGCTCGGGGCCGACGCCATGTTGCCTGGCCCGACGGGCAAGGCCATGTTCGGGACCACGGAAAAGGTGGTGGCCGTGGGCGCGTCCACCGGCGGCACCGAGGCCCTGCGCGTCTTTCTCGAGGCCATGCCCCAGGACTGCCCGGGCATCGCCATCGTGCAGCACATGCCGGAACAGTTCACGGCGGCCTTCGCCAAACGCTTAAATGGCCTGTGCCGGATCACGGTGAAAGAGGCCGAGGACAACGACACCATCCTGCGCGGCCAGGCGCTCATCGCCCCGGGCAACAAGCACATGCTGCTCAAGCGCAGCGGCGCACGCTACCATGTGGAGGTCAAGGACGGCCCCCTGGTCAAGCGGCATCGGCCCAGCGTGGACGTACTGTTCCGCTCGGCCGCCCGTTATGCCGGGAAAAACGCCGTGGGCGTGATCATGACCGGCATGGGCGACGACGGGGCCGAGGGCCTGAAAGAGATGAAGGACGCCGGGGCCTATACCATCGCCCAGGACGAGGCCAGTTGCGTGGTCTTCGGCATGCCCCAGGAGGCCATCAAGCGCGGCGGCGCGGACAAAATCATGTCCCTGAGCATTATCGCCCCGGAAGTGGTGCGTTTTTGCGCCACGTGA
- a CDS encoding CheR family methyltransferase produces MPEPRPKREFTRSSSMVSMADKDFRRFSEFIHTECGIKLPTSKKTMVEARLQKRLRLLGMATFREYNDYIFSPSGLSEELSHLIDAITTNTTEFFRESKHFDIMRQVVLPHWVAMRGLVHPLRLWSAGCSSGEEPYTLAMVLSEYAEKTPGFRFSITATDISSQVLEKARRAVYPEDRVAGMTYDLKRKYLLRSKDRLKKLVRIVPDLRERVAFSRLNFMEEFSFNDPMDIIFCRNVMIYFDRTTQETLLNKFCRQLRKDGHLFIGHSESLTGMDLPLRQVSPTVYRRT; encoded by the coding sequence ATGCCGGAGCCTAGGCCCAAGCGCGAGTTCACCAGATCGTCGTCCATGGTCAGCATGGCCGACAAGGATTTCCGGCGCTTCAGCGAGTTTATCCATACCGAGTGCGGCATCAAGCTGCCGACATCGAAAAAGACCATGGTCGAGGCCCGGCTGCAAAAGCGCCTGCGCCTGCTGGGCATGGCCACCTTTCGGGAATACAACGACTATATCTTCAGCCCTTCCGGGCTTTCCGAGGAACTCTCCCATCTCATTGACGCCATCACCACCAACACCACCGAATTTTTCAGGGAATCCAAGCACTTTGACATCATGCGCCAGGTGGTGCTGCCCCACTGGGTGGCCATGCGCGGCCTGGTCCATCCCCTGCGGCTGTGGAGCGCCGGATGCTCCTCGGGCGAGGAGCCCTACACCCTGGCCATGGTCTTAAGCGAATATGCCGAAAAGACCCCGGGGTTCCGGTTCTCCATCACGGCCACGGACATCTCCTCCCAGGTTCTTGAAAAGGCCCGCCGGGCCGTCTATCCCGAGGACCGGGTGGCGGGCATGACCTACGACCTCAAGCGGAAGTACCTCCTGCGCAGCAAGGACCGTCTGAAGAAACTGGTGCGCATCGTCCCGGATTTGCGGGAGCGGGTGGCCTTTTCCCGCCTGAACTTCATGGAGGAATTCAGCTTCAACGACCCCATGGACATCATTTTCTGCCGCAACGTGATGATCTATTTCGACCGCACCACGCAGGAGACGCTGCTCAATAAATTCTGCCGCCAGTTGCGCAAGGACGGACATCTTTTCATCGGCCATTCGGAAAGCCTGACGGGCATGGATCTGCCCCTGCGCCAGGTGTCTCCCACGGTGTATCGGCGTACCTGA
- a CDS encoding chemotaxis protein CheW, with product MAAEDTTLNDNQYLTFVLENELFALNIGSVREVLELTSITKVPRTPEFIRGVINLRGRAVPVVDLRMKFGMGETRRTVNTCIIIVEVELDGESTVLGALADSVQEVYEMESSQIEPPPRMGTRIKAEFITGMGKSGDRFIVILDINKVFSAEELTLAADAGRGQPLAEGREVAVDAGA from the coding sequence ATGGCTGCCGAAGACACGACCTTAAATGACAATCAATACCTGACGTTTGTCCTGGAAAATGAACTGTTCGCCTTAAACATCGGGTCCGTGCGCGAGGTGCTGGAATTGACCTCCATCACCAAGGTGCCGCGAACCCCGGAATTCATCCGGGGGGTCATCAATCTGCGTGGCCGGGCCGTGCCTGTGGTGGATCTGCGCATGAAGTTCGGCATGGGCGAGACCCGGCGCACGGTCAACACCTGCATCATCATCGTCGAGGTGGAGCTTGACGGCGAGTCCACGGTGCTTGGCGCCCTGGCCGATTCGGTCCAAGAGGTCTACGAGATGGAAAGCTCCCAGATCGAGCCGCCTCCGCGCATGGGCACCCGCATCAAGGCCGAGTTCATCACCGGCATGGGCAAAAGCGGGGACCGGTTCATCGTCATCCTGGACATCAACAAGGTTTTTTCGGCCGAGGAACTGACTCTTGCCGCCGACGCCGGGCGGGGACAACCCCTGGCCGAAGGACGTGAGGTCGCCGTCGATGCCGGAGCCTAG
- a CDS encoding chemotaxis protein CheA, translating into MSQDDMHRMAFREEAGELLGELEASLLALEDQPEDQDLINRVFRAMHTIKGSGAMFGFEDIAAFTHEVETVFDKVRNGLLPVSKTLLDLTLAARDHIKLLLEAADTADGPDPAIALQGQGILDGLRRFSPAAPVQAEAPAVMPETVRGMATYRIRFKPGPGFYATGNNPLHFLEDLAELGDMRRYLHAEEVPCLEDMDPEVCHVWWDIILGARKSYSQIQDVFAFVEDDCELAIDQIDNGEALSDAGVYKKLGEILVERGDLTPDDLAQALAAQKRLGTVLADSGLVAKSKIEAALVEQEAVREIRKAREPAAESASSIRVAAEKLDDLVDLVGELVIVQSQIKQEALAGNDPTLKALSEHLERLSDDLRDSTLGIRMLPIGSTFSRFRRLVRDLSAELGKEIDLVTSGEETELDKTVIERLGDPLVHLLRNSIDHGVERPDERRASGKPPRGTVFLSAEHSGGSVVIRITDDGRGLDARAIRAKAVERGVLPPEAELCDKDLFNLIFLPGFSTAKAITNVSGRGVGMDVVKRAIESLRGAVEIDSVPGQGTTITVRLPLTLAIIDGLQIQTGREFYVAPLSLVEECVDLPRDEAGEGDKIINLRGEIVPYIRLRDFFGIDGCPPDVEQVVVSSVEGSRVGLVVDRVIGEHQTVIKSLGRIYRDVEGLSGATIKGDGTMALILDVPGLLRAAVESGN; encoded by the coding sequence ATGTCCCAGGACGACATGCACCGCATGGCCTTTCGGGAAGAGGCAGGCGAGCTCTTGGGAGAGCTTGAGGCCTCGCTGTTGGCCCTTGAGGACCAGCCGGAAGACCAGGACCTCATCAACCGCGTCTTTCGGGCCATGCACACCATCAAAGGCTCCGGGGCGATGTTCGGCTTCGAAGACATCGCGGCCTTCACCCACGAGGTGGAGACCGTTTTCGACAAGGTGCGCAACGGCCTGCTTCCGGTCTCCAAGACCCTCCTGGACCTGACCCTGGCGGCCCGGGACCACATCAAGCTGCTTTTGGAAGCTGCCGACACGGCAGACGGGCCAGACCCCGCCATCGCCCTGCAAGGACAGGGGATTTTGGACGGGCTGCGCCGGTTTTCCCCGGCCGCTCCGGTCCAGGCCGAAGCCCCGGCCGTGATGCCGGAGACCGTGCGCGGCATGGCCACCTACCGCATCCGCTTCAAGCCCGGGCCCGGTTTCTATGCCACGGGCAACAATCCGCTCCATTTTCTTGAGGATCTGGCCGAGCTTGGCGACATGCGCCGCTATCTGCACGCCGAGGAAGTCCCCTGCCTGGAAGACATGGATCCCGAGGTCTGCCATGTCTGGTGGGATATCATCTTGGGGGCGCGCAAGAGCTATTCGCAGATCCAGGACGTGTTCGCATTCGTCGAGGACGACTGCGAACTGGCCATCGACCAGATCGACAACGGCGAGGCCCTATCCGATGCCGGGGTGTATAAAAAACTCGGGGAGATCCTGGTCGAACGCGGGGATTTGACCCCGGATGATCTGGCCCAGGCCCTGGCCGCCCAGAAGCGGCTGGGAACCGTGCTGGCCGATTCCGGGCTGGTGGCCAAGTCCAAGATCGAGGCCGCCCTGGTGGAGCAGGAGGCCGTGCGCGAGATCCGCAAGGCCCGGGAACCGGCGGCGGAATCGGCGTCGAGCATCCGGGTGGCCGCCGAAAAGCTCGACGACCTGGTAGATCTGGTGGGAGAGCTGGTCATCGTCCAGTCCCAGATCAAACAGGAAGCCCTTGCGGGCAACGACCCCACCCTCAAGGCCCTGTCCGAGCATCTCGAACGGTTGAGCGACGACCTGCGCGACTCCACGCTTGGCATCCGCATGTTGCCCATCGGCTCCACCTTCAGCCGGTTCCGCCGTCTGGTGCGCGACCTCTCGGCCGAACTCGGCAAAGAGATCGATCTGGTCACCTCGGGCGAAGAGACCGAACTGGACAAAACGGTCATCGAACGCCTGGGCGATCCCCTGGTGCATCTTTTGCGCAACAGCATCGACCACGGCGTGGAGCGCCCCGACGAGCGCCGGGCAAGCGGCAAGCCTCCCCGGGGGACGGTGTTTTTGTCGGCCGAGCATTCCGGCGGCTCCGTGGTCATCCGCATCACCGACGACGGCCGGGGGCTCGACGCCCGGGCCATCCGGGCCAAGGCCGTGGAGCGCGGGGTGTTGCCCCCGGAGGCTGAACTTTGCGACAAGGATTTGTTCAATCTCATTTTTCTGCCGGGATTTTCCACGGCCAAGGCCATAACCAACGTCTCCGGCCGGGGCGTGGGCATGGACGTGGTCAAACGGGCCATTGAATCCCTGCGCGGGGCCGTGGAGATCGACAGCGTTCCCGGCCAGGGGACGACCATCACCGTGCGCCTGCCCCTGACCCTGGCCATCATCGACGGACTCCAGATCCAGACGGGCCGGGAGTTCTACGTGGCCCCCCTGTCGCTTGTGGAGGAATGCGTCGACCTGCCGCGCGACGAGGCCGGGGAGGGCGACAAGATCATCAACCTGCGCGGGGAGATCGTTCCCTACATCCGGCTGCGGGATTTCTTCGGTATTGACGGCTGTCCCCCCGACGTGGAACAGGTAGTGGTTTCCAGCGTCGAGGGTTCCCGGGTGGGACTTGTGGTGGACCGGGTCATCGGCGAACACCAAACGGTCATCAAAAGTCTGGGGCGCATCTACCGCGATGTGGAAGGGCTGTCCGGCGCGACCATCAAGGGCGACGGGACCATGGCCCTCATACTCGACGTGCCCGGGCTTCTGCGCGCGGCCGTCGAATCCGGAAACTGA
- a CDS encoding response regulator, producing MTKTIMTVDDSASVRQMVGFTLKKEGYSVIEASDGKDALGKLKGTVNMVITDLNMPNMDGIELIKNIRAQAAYKFIPIVMLTTESQATKKQEGKSAGATGWIVKPFTPEQLLAVVKKVLR from the coding sequence ATGACCAAGACGATCATGACCGTTGACGATTCGGCGAGTGTGCGGCAGATGGTCGGATTCACCCTCAAAAAAGAGGGATATTCGGTCATTGAGGCATCCGACGGCAAAGACGCCCTGGGCAAGCTCAAGGGGACCGTGAACATGGTCATCACCGACCTGAACATGCCCAATATGGACGGCATCGAACTGATAAAAAACATCCGGGCCCAGGCGGCGTACAAATTCATTCCCATCGTCATGCTCACCACCGAGTCCCAGGCGACCAAGAAGCAGGAAGGCAAGTCGGCAGGGGCCACGGGATGGATCGTCAAGCCGTTTACCCCCGAGCAACTTCTGGCCGTGGTCAAAAAGGTGCTCCGGTAA
- a CDS encoding STAS domain-containing protein — MGLHEVLRGESDATLRLTGAWTVEHAAALRRELLDLLAATDVAYLDVAGVEAVDASLFEVVHAACMSAARDAKRIQRVGPLSDAARQAARVSGFMENGLFAEFWKDEERHDQDDHDR, encoded by the coding sequence ATGGGGCTGCACGAAGTGCTTCGGGGCGAGAGCGACGCCACGTTACGTCTTACGGGCGCGTGGACCGTGGAACATGCTGCGGCGCTTCGCCGGGAGCTTCTGGACCTTTTGGCGGCGACGGATGTGGCGTATCTGGACGTGGCCGGGGTCGAGGCCGTGGACGCCAGCCTTTTCGAAGTGGTGCATGCAGCCTGCATGAGCGCCGCCCGGGACGCCAAGCGGATACAGAGGGTTGGTCCGTTGTCCGACGCCGCACGCCAGGCCGCCAGGGTGTCGGGTTTTATGGAAAACGGCCTGTTTGCTGAATTTTGGAAAGACGAGGAGAGGCATGACCAAGACGATCATGACCGTTGA
- a CDS encoding methyl-accepting chemotaxis protein, whose product MDIEEKESGASLPAPSGFFRECRSLMHAAGRSLGGVVAARERDFLSLGERLHNLRSKSEELAERAAALAATTSGESMDEVLGNLSTELEQMTGVCEMGNSRESLEELTSVRSIVADLEKISSEFGRIVKRLSMLGISTRIESARLGAHGLGFSTLSDDVEKLAATIIGYASQINERNRALRGLVEEAEVKTRSVVDSQERCSSVIFGGLHENIETLSRLAAASAALSETISDKTRTVTENVSSAVLSMQFHDIVRQQVEHVEQAMGDVDQVVATRVADHSPGAARDGFGDEDREVVAWIGDVLDLQCSQLGNARERFVNAVETLVENLRDIAGSIMSIGSEILGVAGDDRSGADLSRVEQDVAQVKDALRGFAAKGEELAGIMTSVAGTISEMSGYVGKIEDVGSEIELIAINASIKAAHTGEQGAALGVLASAIQGLSVEARQQTDEVSRILRDVAKSSNILQDNANVSYDVSRVDEVSAHLDGLLGQIGDMNRKRTAMFAEIGEKSAELGEAVQGLASGVHFHEEVGDRLASVRLDLDVFRALSKQIVPVESDVRRPDRLRELFGRYTMEAERDVHESVFGMSGMAEKKDDRVKAAPDPDGLGDNVELF is encoded by the coding sequence ATGGACATCGAAGAAAAGGAATCCGGCGCCTCCCTTCCCGCACCAAGCGGTTTTTTTCGTGAGTGCCGCAGCCTCATGCACGCCGCCGGGCGTTCGCTTGGCGGCGTGGTCGCCGCCAGGGAACGCGATTTTCTTTCCCTGGGCGAACGCCTGCACAATCTACGCTCCAAATCCGAAGAACTCGCGGAGCGTGCCGCCGCTTTGGCCGCGACGACCTCGGGCGAATCCATGGACGAGGTGTTGGGCAACCTCTCCACGGAACTCGAACAGATGACCGGCGTGTGCGAGATGGGGAACAGCCGGGAGAGCCTGGAGGAGTTGACCTCCGTCCGCAGCATTGTGGCCGATCTGGAGAAGATTTCCAGCGAGTTTGGCAGGATCGTGAAGCGGCTGTCCATGCTGGGCATCTCCACACGCATCGAAAGCGCCCGCCTGGGGGCCCATGGGTTGGGGTTCAGCACCCTGTCCGACGACGTGGAAAAGCTGGCCGCCACCATCATCGGCTATGCCTCCCAGATAAACGAGCGCAATCGGGCGTTGCGCGGACTGGTGGAAGAGGCCGAGGTCAAGACCAGGTCCGTCGTAGACAGCCAGGAGCGGTGTTCCTCGGTCATTTTCGGCGGATTGCATGAGAATATCGAAACCCTTTCGCGGCTGGCCGCCGCTTCCGCCGCCTTGTCCGAGACCATTTCGGACAAGACCAGGACCGTCACCGAAAACGTCTCCAGTGCGGTGTTGTCCATGCAGTTTCACGATATCGTCCGGCAACAGGTGGAGCATGTGGAACAGGCCATGGGCGATGTGGACCAGGTGGTGGCGACGAGAGTCGCCGACCACTCACCGGGCGCGGCGCGCGACGGATTCGGGGACGAGGACCGGGAGGTCGTGGCCTGGATCGGGGACGTCCTGGATTTGCAGTGTTCCCAACTGGGCAATGCCCGTGAGCGGTTCGTGAATGCCGTGGAGACGCTGGTCGAGAATCTGCGTGACATCGCCGGAAGCATCATGTCCATCGGCAGCGAAATCCTGGGGGTGGCGGGCGACGACCGCAGCGGAGCGGACCTGAGCCGTGTGGAGCAGGACGTGGCCCAGGTCAAGGACGCGCTGCGGGGATTCGCCGCCAAGGGCGAGGAACTGGCCGGAATCATGACCTCCGTGGCCGGGACGATTTCCGAAATGAGCGGGTATGTAGGCAAGATCGAGGACGTGGGTTCGGAGATCGAGCTTATCGCCATAAACGCCAGCATCAAGGCCGCCCATACCGGCGAACAGGGCGCCGCCCTCGGGGTGCTGGCCTCGGCCATCCAGGGGTTGTCCGTGGAGGCCCGGCAGCAGACCGACGAGGTGTCGCGCATCCTGCGGGACGTGGCCAAATCGTCAAATATTTTGCAGGACAACGCCAACGTCTCCTACGATGTCTCCCGGGTGGACGAAGTCTCGGCGCATTTGGATGGACTCTTGGGACAAATCGGGGACATGAACCGGAAAAGGACGGCCATGTTCGCCGAAATCGGCGAGAAAAGCGCGGAGTTGGGCGAGGCCGTGCAGGGGTTGGCCTCCGGCGTGCATTTCCACGAAGAGGTGGGGGATCGCCTGGCGTCGGTGCGGCTGGATCTGGACGTCTTCCGCGCCCTGTCCAAGCAGATCGTGCCGGTGGAAAGCGATGTCAGGCGTCCCGACCGGCTGCGTGAACTCTTTGGCCGATATACCATGGAGGCCGAACGGGACGTACATGAGTCCGTGTTCGGCATGTCGGGCATGGCGGAAAAAAAGGACGACCGGGTAAAAGCCGCCCCGGACCCCGATGGTCTCGGGGACAACGTGGAGCTTTTCTGA
- a CDS encoding DedA family protein — protein MSLEFLQEVIRNYGYLALFIGTFLEGETILLLAGFAVQTGNFGLSLHGIILTAFVGSLAGDQTAFFVGRYFGNRFLRRREKWQERAARVHKLLERYHEVLILTFRFFYGLRNLTPFILGTTDISAKKFFVLNAIGAFVWAVAFGCIGYLFGDLLENVLESVLKEVHNVELIIFGVIALVVLIFWIRKMLRKK, from the coding sequence ATGTCACTTGAGTTTTTGCAGGAAGTCATCCGAAACTACGGGTATCTGGCCCTTTTCATCGGCACGTTTCTCGAAGGGGAGACCATCCTGCTTCTGGCCGGGTTCGCGGTGCAGACCGGCAATTTCGGCCTGTCCCTGCACGGGATCATCCTGACGGCCTTTGTGGGATCCCTGGCCGGCGACCAAACGGCCTTTTTCGTCGGCCGGTATTTCGGCAACCGGTTCCTCAGGCGCCGGGAGAAATGGCAGGAGCGGGCCGCCCGGGTGCACAAGCTCCTTGAGCGGTACCACGAGGTGCTCATCCTGACGTTTCGGTTTTTTTACGGCCTGCGCAACCTGACCCCCTTTATCCTCGGCACCACGGACATTTCCGCCAAAAAGTTCTTTGTGCTCAATGCCATCGGCGCGTTTGTCTGGGCCGTGGCCTTTGGTTGCATTGGCTACCTTTTCGGAGATCTTCTGGAAAACGTGCTCGAAAGCGTTCTTAAAGAGGTGCATAACGTCGAACTCATCATCTTCGGGGTCATCGCCCTGGTGGTCCTCATTTTCTGGATCAGGAAAATGTTGCGTAAGAAGTGA
- a CDS encoding chemotaxis protein CheD, which produces MEIVVGISDMRITNRPNQILVTHSLGSCLGLMVFDPSSGVGGLIHCLLPVAREAREGKTLNPCMYVNTGVPHMIKSMFAKGAKRERLVIKAAGCGRMMNVSNSFDTGAANLAALQKLLDHNHLRLSGSDVGGSIPRTVRFHIDSGRVVISSCGKSWEI; this is translated from the coding sequence ATGGAAATCGTCGTCGGCATTTCGGACATGCGGATCACCAACCGCCCAAACCAGATCCTGGTCACCCATTCCCTGGGTTCCTGTCTGGGACTCATGGTTTTTGACCCCTCCTCCGGCGTGGGCGGCCTCATCCATTGCCTGCTCCCCGTGGCCCGGGAGGCCCGCGAGGGAAAAACCCTCAATCCCTGCATGTACGTCAACACCGGCGTACCGCACATGATCAAATCCATGTTCGCCAAGGGGGCCAAACGGGAGCGGCTGGTCATCAAGGCCGCAGGCTGCGGCCGGATGATGAACGTCTCCAACTCCTTCGATACCGGTGCGGCCAACCTCGCCGCATTGCAGAAACTCCTGGACCACAACCATCTTCGCCTGTCCGGTTCCGACGTGGGCGGCTCCATCCCCAGGACGGTTCGCTTCCACATTGATTCCGGGCGCGTGGTGATCAGTTCCTGCGGGAAAAGCTGGGAAATATGA
- a CDS encoding HDOD domain-containing protein has product MKRQEIIAKALAVPQMPMPVQKIMSIINDPDATMMQLARFIEYEPGLTVNLLRMANSAFFGGHGMVTTVKDAIMRLGMQRVYQMVLASGVAPFAKYEIKGYGLPPGQLLEHSAALAVASEHLAGELGLTPPPHTFTSGLLVNIGKVVLGAFLAVDAEPIMELAYSQGIPFEKAERAVLGIDHGELGALLLEHWKLPDPIVYVVRHRLAPDAAPVRDLALDLVHAGDVIAKMTGVGLGYDGMHYAPSETVFARLGLTAEHMERVMESSIEHFSEIRDILLGTE; this is encoded by the coding sequence ATGAAACGCCAAGAGATCATCGCCAAGGCTCTGGCCGTGCCGCAAATGCCCATGCCGGTACAGAAGATCATGTCCATCATCAACGATCCGGACGCCACCATGATGCAACTGGCCAGGTTCATTGAATATGAGCCCGGCCTGACCGTCAACCTGCTGCGCATGGCCAATTCCGCGTTCTTCGGCGGCCACGGCATGGTGACCACGGTCAAAGACGCCATCATGCGCCTGGGGATGCAGCGGGTCTACCAGATGGTGTTGGCCTCGGGAGTGGCCCCCTTCGCCAAGTATGAAATCAAGGGCTATGGCCTCCCCCCCGGACAGCTCCTGGAGCATTCGGCGGCCCTGGCCGTGGCCTCGGAGCATCTGGCCGGGGAGCTCGGCCTGACGCCCCCCCCGCACACCTTCACCTCGGGCCTTCTGGTGAACATCGGCAAGGTGGTGCTCGGGGCGTTTCTGGCCGTGGACGCGGAACCGATCATGGAATTGGCCTATTCCCAAGGAATCCCCTTCGAAAAGGCCGAGCGGGCGGTGCTTGGCATCGACCATGGCGAACTCGGCGCGCTCCTGCTTGAGCACTGGAAGCTCCCCGACCCCATTGTCTACGTGGTCCGGCACCGGCTTGCCCCGGACGCCGCCCCCGTGCGCGACCTGGCCCTGGACCTGGTCCATGCCGGGGACGTCATCGCCAAAATGACCGGCGTTGGGCTTGGCTACGATGGCATGCACTACGCCCCAAGCGAGACGGTGTTCGCCAGGCTGGGCCTGACGGCGGAACACATGGAGCGGGTCATGGAGAGTTCCATCGAGCATTTTTCCGAAATCCGCGACATCCTTTTGGGCACGGAATGA
- a CDS encoding tRNA lysidine(34) synthetase, giving the protein MRQQDKNPTYAQKFCIAKAGKLLMHTGGLVPGARVGVAVSGGVDSMVLVRVMRARQRIVPFATELMALHLNPGFDPANHAPLAGLCEALGIAAHIEVTDHGPRAHSPENRKNSPCFYCAWLRRKRLFELCRHYRLTHLAFGHNADDLAATFFMNLFQGGRVDGMSARESFFSGRLTVIRPMLLVDKRQILRASREWELPVWENPCPHSKRSKRLEIATWLTERFASDKKSRTNVVNALRRWQLDKDAADR; this is encoded by the coding sequence ATGCGGCAACAGGACAAGAACCCGACCTACGCCCAGAAATTCTGCATCGCCAAGGCCGGAAAGCTGCTCATGCACACCGGGGGCCTCGTCCCCGGGGCGCGCGTCGGCGTCGCGGTCTCCGGAGGCGTGGACAGCATGGTGCTTGTGCGGGTCATGCGGGCCCGCCAGCGCATCGTGCCGTTCGCCACCGAGCTTATGGCCCTGCACCTCAATCCCGGCTTCGATCCGGCGAACCACGCCCCCCTGGCCGGGCTATGCGAGGCGCTGGGCATCGCCGCCCACATCGAGGTCACGGACCACGGGCCGCGCGCCCACTCGCCGGAAAACCGCAAGAATTCGCCGTGTTTTTATTGCGCCTGGCTGCGCCGCAAACGCCTTTTCGAGCTGTGCCGCCACTACCGGCTGACCCATCTGGCCTTCGGCCACAACGCCGACGATCTGGCCGCGACCTTTTTCATGAACCTGTTCCAGGGCGGCCGGGTGGACGGCATGTCCGCCCGGGAATCCTTCTTCTCCGGACGGTTGACGGTCATCCGGCCCATGCTGCTGGTGGACAAAAGGCAGATCCTCCGGGCCAGCCGGGAGTGGGAGCTCCCCGTCTGGGAAAACCCCTGCCCCCACTCCAAGCGTTCCAAACGCCTGGAGATCGCCACCTGGCTGACGGAACGGTTCGCTTCGGATAAAAAATCCCGGACCAACGTCGTAAACGCCCTTCGGCGTTGGCAACTTGACAAGGATGCGGCCGACCGATAG